The genomic DNA GCAAGCAAGCCGAGGGGGGGGCCTCTGCCTGTGAAGGATGCTGAAGAAGAGCAGCCTGGTCCTCTGGGGCGTGGTGCTGTTTGTGGCCTGGAACGCCCTGCTCCTTTTCTTCCTGTGGACCCGACCCCCAGCCTTCGACAACCACGGCCACTTGACTGAGGAGGTCATCCGGCTGGCCCAGGACGCGGAGCTAGAGCTGGAGCACCAGAAGGACCTGCTGCGGCAGATCCACCGGTACAGTGCCCTCTGGAGCAAGAAGAGGAAGAAGGTGGAGGAGACGGGTCGGCTCCCGCTGCCCGCTGCCGCCTCCGACACTGGGGCTTTGCCCGCCACGGCGGTTGTCCTGCACCGGTCCCGGGCCTCCCCGGATGCAGTCCTGCCCGTGGTGGTGATCGCCTGCGACCGCAGCACGGTGCGTCGGTGCCTCGACAAGCTGCTGCACTACCGGCCGTCCCGGGAGCGCTTCCCCATCATCGTGAGCCAGGACTGTGGGCACGAGGAGACGGCCCGGGTCATCGCCTCCTACGGCGACGCCGTCATGCACATCAAGCAGCCGGACCTGAGCGACATCCCAGTGCCCACAGACCACCGCAAGTTCCAGGGCTACTACAAGATCGCCCGACACTACCGCTGGGCCCTGAGCCAGGTTTTCCGCACCTTCCAGTACCAGGCGGCCATTGTGGTAGAGGATGACCTGGAAGTGGCTCCAGATTTCTTTGAGTACTTCCAGGCCGCCTTCCCGCTCCTGCTGGCCGACCCCAGCCTCTGGTGCGTCTCGGCCTGGAATGACAATGGCAAGGAACAGATGGTGGAGGCTGGCCGGCCAGAGCTGCTCTACCGTACAGACTTCTTCCCCGGCCTGGGTTGGCTGCTGCTGTCGGAGCTGTGGGATGAGCTGGAGCCCAAGTGGCCCAGGGCCTTCTGGGATGACTGGATGAGGCAGCCGGAGCAGCGGCGCGGCCGCTCCTGCATTAGGCCCGAGGTCTCCCGCACCATGACCTTCGGCCGCAAGGGCGTGAGCCATGGGCAGTTCTTCGACCAGTACCTGAAGTTCATCAAGCTCAACGACCGCTTCGTGCCTTTCACCCAGCTGGATCTCTCCTACCTCAAGAAGGAGGAGTATGAGCGTTCATTCCTGCCCAAGGTCTACGACGCCCCGGAGCTGCGGGTGGAGGACCTGCAGGGCAACCAGCATCGGGAACTGGGCACTGTCCGTGTGCAGTACAGCAGCCGCGACTCCTTCAAGGCCTTCGCCAAGGCCCTGGGCGTTATGGATGATCTCAAGTCGGGGGTGCCCCGGGCTGGGTACCGTGGCATCGTCAGCTTTCTCTACCGCGGCCGGCGGGTCTACCTGGCGCCCCCTTCTGACTGGACGGGCTATGACCCCAGTTGGAGTTAGCACTGTTTCTCTCCAGACATTGACCCTTGAGCATGTTGGACCCGTAAAGATCATGGAGCGGGTgggtgggctgtgtgtgtggggcggggactCGGAccttgtatttttgttttctgagtGGCATTCGAGTGCATTCCAGGGCaaggcggggtgtgtgtgtgtgtgtgcgcacttaATACTGGCGGGGGGCAGGATTATTGTGTTGCCCagatgtgggggggcaggggactgggataGGGCATGCTGAGGCTTTCCCCATTGCCCTCCCCTTGGTCCCCCCCAGTGCCTATCCCCTTTCTGACATTGTGATCTCCCTCTACCATGTCCCTGGTGGTTTCTCCATGATGCGTGGGTGGGGTCAGAGCCAATGCTGAACCgaactgactgaccagtggcttctTTCCCAACCTCTGTGAGCTGCAGGGGAAGAACAGAGAGAGGGGGGTGACCACCTCAATCCGGAAGGGCCTTATGGTGATGGCCAGGACCTGCTTAGGACCTTTGGCAGATCCCACCTCGCCATCCTTAGTTGGGGGCAGTGTGGGAGTGGGCAGGGGTCACTTCTGGTTATAGCTGGGAGGAAGCATTGGAAATGACGGGGCACCCTTGATGGTCCTCGAGCCCCTTATTAGCTGTAGAGGAGTTGTGCAAGGGCAAAGATCTTTATGTCCATGATGACCTCTTTGGTGTCTCCATCGGACCTTCTTTAGCATGGCTGGAGCATCAGAACCTTCTCGCCTTTTGACCtgtgcagtggtccccaagcaGCCCTCTGGGTCAGGGGTGTGCGAGGAGTTGTCCTGTCTTCTCTCTATCCAGCAACATTGTGTCCCCCTAGTGTTCCTCTGCTTGCAGAGGACATACCGCCACAGTGCTCCCTTCACTTTGTCCTTCATTGCCGTTTTTCTACGCTGAGCGCGGAGGAAGCTTGTTACGGAGCTGGGGCTCTGCAATCTGGCTCGTGTCACTCTCCCTGACAAGGAAGGGAGAGACCCGAGCTTGTGGCCTGCCTTAATCCTCAGCGGGGGCCTCCATCCTTTCCCGGGTTGAAGTTCGGTTCAAAGTTGGCTCAGTCCCTGCCCGCTGGTGGCTGATTCTCCTACTGCCATGGTTGAGAGGACCATTGATGTAGCAATGGAGAGATATCACCATGGAGGAGAACCCCAGAAGTGCTGGGACACAAGAAAAGGGGCTCTCTGACAACAAGCCCTGCCTTATCTATGGGGGTAGAGCCCCCTCTCCAGTCTCTTAGAGGTGCTGCTAAGCTGGTCAAGAGCCAGTTTGGGGAGGGAGAGTTACAGTTCAGACCTCATTTGGCCAAAACATAGACCATACCAAAGGGTAACTTTTCCccctgctgtattattttgcTGCATtgtcctgtttttgttttaaatccccTTGTATCTTCCCCACTTCGGGATGTGagccaggggaggagggagaccaAACTGCCCATTGGCATTCTACATCACCCATGAAATTGCTTGGTGCCCTAGTGCAAGTTTGGCAAAGGATGGGTGGGCGCAGAAGCTTCCCTGCCATCCAGTCACTGTTGGTGAAGTCAGGTAGAGAGGAGCTCCCATGTCAACAGTCAAGGAGGAGATGGTCGTTCCAAGAGAGTATTAAAGGGTCTGAAAACGTATTGTCTCCAAagtgccccttccctcccagctccgcTCAGCAATACCCAGAGAGCCTGAGGCTTCCTCAGAGTCGGGGTGCTTCAGTGTGTATGTAACTTTCCTCCCCTCCTTGGGCCAGGATCGGGGGAATCTATCTGAAGGAAGAATCTCTGGGAGAGGGAGGTCCATTTGTAGGTAGGATCTTCAATGGGATCCGGCCAGCTCTTTGGGGAGCCATCCAGGTTGGGTCGGACCCCTGCCATTCTCCTGGGCGGTCTCTTCCCTCACGCCTGGCCTGTGGCAATTCAAGTGAGCCCAACCCCATTCCATTTGCTCTGGGCTGTGCCACCCTCACCACATGTGGCTCTGAGGTAGGACTTGCTGCCCCGTGCTGCCGAGAGGCCTTAGACTCTGGTTGACTTCAAGCTGAGGAAGACGGTCCAGCGAAAGGAAGCTCCTGACTATGTAGTGGCCGATGGAGCTCCCCTCGcaaaccctccctgctcctggccGAAGCAGTGTGAGG from Gopherus flavomarginatus isolate rGopFla2 chromosome 12, rGopFla2.mat.asm, whole genome shotgun sequence includes the following:
- the MGAT1 gene encoding alpha-1,3-mannosyl-glycoprotein 2-beta-N-acetylglucosaminyltransferase, giving the protein MLKKSSLVLWGVVLFVAWNALLLFFLWTRPPAFDNHGHLTEEVIRLAQDAELELEHQKDLLRQIHRYSALWSKKRKKVEETGRLPLPAAASDTGALPATAVVLHRSRASPDAVLPVVVIACDRSTVRRCLDKLLHYRPSRERFPIIVSQDCGHEETARVIASYGDAVMHIKQPDLSDIPVPTDHRKFQGYYKIARHYRWALSQVFRTFQYQAAIVVEDDLEVAPDFFEYFQAAFPLLLADPSLWCVSAWNDNGKEQMVEAGRPELLYRTDFFPGLGWLLLSELWDELEPKWPRAFWDDWMRQPEQRRGRSCIRPEVSRTMTFGRKGVSHGQFFDQYLKFIKLNDRFVPFTQLDLSYLKKEEYERSFLPKVYDAPELRVEDLQGNQHRELGTVRVQYSSRDSFKAFAKALGVMDDLKSGVPRAGYRGIVSFLYRGRRVYLAPPSDWTGYDPSWS